The genomic interval GATTTACCCTATACTCGACACCTCAGTCTTCAATATCTATTTACATTGAAGGCTGAATAAGCAAACCTGAGCACCGCTTTGTTGCCTGATGGACGTGTATTCTGTTTTCTGTATTACGACTGGATGGTCATTGGTGTGTATGGTTCGGCTGCGATGACGTATCCACTTACTTGTTCTTCCTTCTAGCGATGGTTCCAACACTCACTTTAAGGCTTAACTCTGTGATTAGACAACGAATTTCAGTACGAATTTTCTACGTCAGGTAACCTAATCAAGTGATGACCGTACAAACTAAAGAGAAGGATTAAAGTTTATGAAAATGATTAAAATATTGAGTGCTGCCGCCCTTCTAACCGTAGCTACAGCCTCCCAGGCAGGTTGGGGGCCTTTTGGTGGTGGTAACAATGGATGGGGCAACAACAATGATGGATGGGGTGACGGCAACGGTTCTGGTAACTTCGGTTTCAACATGAGTTCATCAGCCAGCGGCAATGGTTCCGGCTACGGAAACAACCGTTACAATGGCTACAATGGCTATAACGGCTACGGTTACGGTGGCGCACCCTACGGCTACGGTGCTCCTGGTGGTTACGGTGGTCCTGCCGGTTATGGTGAGTTATAGTCAAATCTGGTGTTTAACCAGTTGAATCAAGCGGCGACCTGATCGACTCCTGTTACCTCAACACCATCTTTAAATTTGATTCCGGTTATCACCTTCG from Candidatus Sedimenticola sp. (ex Thyasira tokunagai) carries:
- a CDS encoding sulfur globule family protein, which produces MKMIKILSAAALLTVATASQAGWGPFGGGNNGWGNNNDGWGDGNGSGNFGFNMSSSASGNGSGYGNNRYNGYNGYNGYGYGGAPYGYGAPGGYGGPAGYGEL